A region of Pseudorasbora parva isolate DD20220531a chromosome 14, ASM2467924v1, whole genome shotgun sequence DNA encodes the following proteins:
- the LOC137040707 gene encoding SLAM family member 5-like → MTQRRRGVFGESVSVMEGDSVTLNTDLTEIQEDDGILWKYGADYSRIAKISIENRIFFTSDGPDGRFRDRLKLDHQTGSLTITNISTEHAGDYKLEIKGVISSSKTFSVSVYARLPVPVISNSSHCSSSSSSSCSLVCSVLNVSHVTLSWFKGNSLLSSISVSDLSISLSLPLEVEYQDKNTYSCVLNNPISNQTRHPNITQLCHTCAAKGGCVGFCSRAQLLSTECAEKKHDLLTT, encoded by the exons ATGACACAACGGAGGAGAg gtgtgtttggtgAGTCAGTGTCAGTGATGGAGGGAGATTCTGTCACTCTAAACACTGATCTCACTGAAATACAGGAAGACGACGGCATACTGTGGAAATATGGAGCTGATTACTCTCGGATAGCTAAAATCAGCATTGAGAACCGAATCTTCTTCACATCTGATGGTCCtgatgggagattcagagacagactgaagctggatcatcaaactggatctctgaccatcacaaacatctCAACTGAACATGCTGGAGACTATAAACTAGAGATAAAGGGAGTGATATCGTCATCAAAAACATTCAGTGTTTCTGTCTATG CTCGTCTGCCTGTTCCTGTCATCAGTAACTCTTCTCACTGctcttcatcttcatcctcctcatgttcactggtgtgttcggtgttgaatgtgagtcatgtgactctctcctggttcaaaggaaacagtttattgtccagcatcagtgtgtctgatctcagcatcagtctctctctacctctggaggtggaatatcaggataaaaacacctacagctgtgtgCTGAACAATCCCATCAGCAACCAGACCAGACATCCCAACATCACTCAACTCTGCCACACATGTGCAG CGAAAggcggatgtgtcggattctgcagtcgagcgcagcTGCTCTCCACCGAATGCGCGGAGAAAAAGCACGACTTACTGAcgacttaa